In Sulfurimonas hongkongensis, a single genomic region encodes these proteins:
- a CDS encoding 3'-5' exonuclease: MLFSFIQKMKTKANRSRLKEKKYEFLFQEDLSGEYVVFDTETTGLNPKKDEIVSIGAVKVKNNKILTSQTFEVFIKNSCEMSSKSIEIHRIRPIDLENAKTTEVAIREFLDFIGSRPLVGYYLEFDVSMINKYIKPMLGITLPNKKIEVSEIYFDETISLIPQGNIDLRFDTILKNCGVPNMGAHNAVNDAIMTAMIFLKLKKA; encoded by the coding sequence ATGCTATTTTCTTTTATACAAAAGATGAAAACAAAGGCAAATCGTTCAAGACTTAAAGAGAAAAAGTATGAGTTTTTATTTCAAGAGGATTTGAGTGGCGAGTATGTTGTTTTTGATACAGAGACAACAGGATTAAACCCTAAAAAAGATGAGATTGTCTCTATAGGGGCAGTAAAGGTAAAAAACAATAAGATACTAACTTCACAAACTTTTGAAGTTTTTATAAAAAACTCTTGTGAAATGAGCTCAAAAAGTATAGAGATTCACCGCATAAGACCGATAGATCTAGAAAATGCTAAGACTACGGAGGTCGCAATTCGTGAGTTTTTAGACTTTATAGGTTCAAGACCACTCGTTGGTTACTACTTAGAGTTTGATGTTAGTATGATAAACAAATATATTAAGCCAATGTTGGGTATTACTCTTCCTAACAAAAAGATAGAAGTCTCTGAAATATACTTTGATGAGACAATTTCTTTGATACCTCAAGGAAATATTGATTTGAGATTTGATACAATTTTAAAAAATTGTGGTGTCCCCAATATGGGTGCCCATAATGCAGTCAATGATGCAATCATGACAGCCATGATATTTTTAAAATTGAAGAAAGCTTAA
- the acs gene encoding acetate--CoA ligase gives MIEKKQVFKPNKEFAKVANIKNMCEYYELQESAMEDYEGFWGDAAKEKIDWIEPFTDVLDESKAPFVKWFGGGKLNVAQQCIDRHLETRKNKAAIIFEGDRGDIQTITYLDLYKHVNRFANLLKEDFDVKRGDRVIIYMPMIPEAAYAMLACARIGAIHSIVFGGFSSEALRDRIEDAEAKVVITADGAYRKERPYMLKPVVDEALEGKTPVKKVLVVERNNEDVAWVAGRDYSYNELIKDKSSVCEAEVMDAEDPLFLLYTSGSTGKPKGVQHNSAGYILWAQMTMEWVFDVKENDTYWCTADIGWITGHTYIVYGPLAMGATTVMFEGVITFPDAGRPWAMVEDHRVNQFYTAPTAIRVLHKMGEDEPAKYDLSSLKVLGTVGEPIDPPAWKWYHEEVGGGRCPIVDTYWQTETGGHMVSPLPGATPIKPGCATLPLPGIMAEVLDPATGEKSEVGETGYMCVTRPWPAQIRNVWGDEERYITSYYSDVKKDGRAVYFTGDGAMYDEDGYITITGRTDDVINVSGHRMGTAEVEAAIKKHSNVAEVAVVGKPHPLKGEGIFAYIVLKEDEGLADEVEEVRTINNIIKKEIGNIALCDDMVFVSGLPKTRSGKIMRRILRIIAKGEVVTQDISTLEDPSIVATIASKVQSCSL, from the coding sequence ATGATAGAAAAAAAACAAGTTTTTAAACCAAACAAAGAGTTTGCAAAAGTGGCAAATATTAAAAATATGTGTGAATATTATGAACTTCAAGAGAGTGCTATGGAGGATTATGAGGGTTTTTGGGGCGATGCAGCTAAAGAAAAGATCGACTGGATAGAACCATTTACTGATGTATTAGATGAGAGCAAAGCACCCTTTGTTAAGTGGTTTGGTGGTGGAAAGTTAAATGTTGCTCAGCAGTGTATCGATCGCCATTTAGAGACTCGCAAAAATAAAGCGGCTATCATTTTTGAAGGCGATAGAGGAGATATTCAGACTATTACTTACTTAGATTTATATAAACATGTAAACAGATTTGCTAACCTTTTAAAAGAGGATTTTGATGTAAAAAGAGGAGATAGAGTTATTATCTATATGCCAATGATTCCAGAAGCTGCTTATGCGATGCTAGCATGTGCTAGAATAGGTGCTATTCACTCTATAGTTTTTGGTGGATTTTCTTCAGAAGCTCTTCGTGATAGAATCGAAGATGCGGAGGCCAAAGTGGTTATAACAGCAGATGGAGCTTATAGAAAAGAGCGTCCTTATATGCTAAAGCCAGTTGTTGATGAAGCGCTTGAAGGTAAAACTCCAGTTAAAAAAGTTCTAGTTGTTGAGAGAAACAATGAAGATGTGGCTTGGGTGGCAGGGCGAGACTACTCATACAACGAGCTCATAAAAGATAAGTCATCAGTCTGCGAGGCTGAGGTTATGGATGCTGAGGATCCGCTATTTTTACTATATACATCAGGCTCAACTGGAAAACCAAAGGGTGTTCAACACAATTCTGCTGGATATATTCTTTGGGCACAGATGACTATGGAATGGGTTTTTGATGTAAAAGAAAATGATACTTACTGGTGTACAGCTGATATTGGTTGGATTACTGGACATACTTATATAGTTTATGGACCACTTGCTATGGGAGCTACTACTGTAATGTTTGAGGGTGTTATCACATTCCCAGATGCAGGGCGCCCTTGGGCAATGGTTGAAGATCATAGAGTTAACCAATTTTATACAGCTCCTACTGCAATCCGTGTTTTACATAAAATGGGAGAAGATGAGCCTGCAAAATATGATCTTAGCTCTTTAAAAGTTCTAGGAACAGTTGGCGAACCAATAGATCCTCCAGCTTGGAAATGGTACCATGAAGAAGTTGGCGGAGGCAGATGCCCTATAGTTGATACTTACTGGCAGACTGAAACGGGCGGACACATGGTCTCTCCTCTTCCAGGTGCTACTCCTATAAAACCAGGATGTGCGACTCTACCACTTCCGGGTATTATGGCTGAGGTGCTTGACCCCGCAACTGGAGAAAAATCAGAAGTAGGTGAGACTGGATATATGTGTGTAACTCGCCCTTGGCCAGCACAAATTCGCAATGTTTGGGGTGATGAAGAGAGATATATAACGTCTTACTATAGCGATGTGAAAAAAGATGGCAGAGCTGTATATTTTACAGGTGACGGTGCTATGTATGATGAAGATGGCTACATTACAATCACAGGACGTACAGATGATGTTATCAATGTAAGTGGACATAGAATGGGAACAGCTGAAGTTGAAGCTGCCATCAAGAAACACTCAAATGTTGCAGAGGTTGCAGTTGTTGGTAAACCGCATCCATTAAAAGGTGAGGGCATCTTTGCCTACATCGTTTTAAAAGAGGATGAAGGTCTTGCCGATGAAGTTGAAGAGGTTAGAACTATTAACAATATTATCAAAAAAGAGATTGGAAATATCGCTCTTTGTGATGATATGGTTTTTGTATCAGGACTACCTAAAACTCGCTCAGGAAAAATCATGAGAAGAATCTTGCGTATTATTGCTAAAGGTGAAGTTGTTACCCAAGATATCTCAACTCTTGAAGATCCAAGTATAGTGGCAACAATAGCTAGTAAAGTTCAAAGTTGTTCTTTATAA
- a CDS encoding cation acetate symporter has product MNINRIFLFLILGTIAVFAAGAIEGEVQKQALNVSAIVMFIIFVGGTLGITYWAAKRTKSAKDFYTAGGGITGFQNGMAIAGDYMSAASFLGISGLVYLKGYDGLIYSIGFLVGWPIILFMIAEPLRNLGKYTFADVASYRLRQTPIRSLAASGSIATVILYLIAQMVGSGKLIQLLFGLQYEIAVIIVGVLMILYVTFGGMLATTWVQIIKAFLLLSGATFMAVAVMAHYNFNFGELFSHATELKGIEIMSPGGLVSDPISAISLAIALMFGTAGLPHILMRFFTVSDAKEARKSVFYATGFIGYFYILTFIIGFGAIVMVFQNPQYLDMAKQAIDGGYPILGGNNMAAIHLSHAVGGDFFLGFISAVAFATILAVVSGLTLAGASAISHDLYSSVIKKGKVDGITEMKVSKAATVVLGILAIIMGIAFEKQNIAFVVGLAFAIAASANFPILFLSMYWGKLTTRGAVIGGSVGLATAVILVILGPIVWVDILGNATAIFPYKYPALFSVLAAFISIWFFSITDSSHDAKAEREAFEAQYIRSQTGIGAEGASEH; this is encoded by the coding sequence ATGAATATAAATAGAATATTTTTATTTTTAATACTTGGCACGATTGCAGTATTTGCAGCTGGTGCTATTGAGGGTGAAGTTCAAAAGCAAGCCCTTAATGTATCTGCTATTGTAATGTTTATAATCTTTGTTGGTGGAACTCTTGGTATCACTTACTGGGCTGCAAAACGCACAAAGAGTGCGAAAGATTTCTATACTGCTGGTGGTGGAATCACTGGTTTTCAAAATGGTATGGCAATCGCAGGTGACTATATGTCAGCGGCTTCTTTTTTAGGAATTTCTGGTCTAGTCTACTTAAAAGGTTATGATGGACTTATCTACTCTATAGGTTTTTTAGTTGGTTGGCCAATTATCCTTTTTATGATTGCAGAGCCTCTAAGAAACTTAGGAAAATACACTTTTGCTGACGTTGCTTCATATAGACTTCGCCAAACTCCCATTCGCTCACTTGCAGCTTCTGGATCTATTGCAACTGTTATTCTTTATCTAATCGCTCAAATGGTAGGTTCGGGTAAACTTATACAACTTCTATTTGGTCTTCAGTATGAGATAGCTGTTATTATAGTTGGTGTTCTTATGATACTTTATGTAACATTTGGTGGTATGCTTGCTACTACTTGGGTACAAATCATTAAGGCATTTTTACTACTCTCTGGTGCTACATTTATGGCAGTAGCTGTTATGGCACACTACAACTTTAACTTTGGCGAGCTCTTCTCACATGCTACAGAGTTAAAAGGCATAGAAATAATGTCTCCGGGTGGGCTCGTCTCAGATCCGATCTCGGCCATCTCGCTTGCCATCGCTCTTATGTTTGGTACTGCGGGACTTCCTCATATCCTTATGAGATTTTTTACAGTTAGTGATGCAAAAGAGGCTAGAAAGTCGGTTTTTTATGCAACTGGTTTTATCGGTTACTTCTATATCCTAACTTTTATCATTGGTTTTGGCGCTATCGTTATGGTCTTTCAAAATCCTCAATACTTAGATATGGCTAAACAAGCTATAGACGGAGGTTATCCAATTTTAGGTGGAAACAACATGGCAGCAATTCACTTAAGCCATGCAGTTGGTGGTGACTTTTTCTTAGGGTTTATCTCAGCGGTTGCTTTTGCTACTATTTTAGCTGTTGTTTCAGGTCTTACTTTAGCTGGTGCATCTGCAATCAGTCATGACCTCTACTCATCTGTTATCAAAAAAGGTAAGGTTGATGGTATTACTGAGATGAAAGTTTCAAAAGCTGCAACTGTAGTTTTAGGTATTCTTGCTATTATTATGGGTATCGCGTTTGAGAAACAAAATATCGCATTTGTTGTTGGTCTTGCTTTTGCTATTGCAGCATCTGCTAACTTTCCAATACTTTTTCTTTCAATGTATTGGGGTAAACTTACAACTCGTGGTGCAGTGATTGGTGGCTCAGTAGGTCTTGCTACTGCTGTTATACTTGTTATCTTAGGTCCAATTGTATGGGTTGATATTTTAGGAAATGCTACGGCAATCTTCCCTTATAAATACCCAGCACTATTCTCAGTATTAGCTGCTTTTATCTCTATATGGTTCTTCTCTATAACTGACTCTTCTCACGATGCTAAAGCTGAGAGAGAAGCTTTTGAAGCTCAGTATATTAGAAGTCAAACAGGTATTGGTGCAGAGGGTGCTTCTGAGCATTGA
- a CDS encoding DUF485 domain-containing protein, giving the protein MKKEMVEHIKANPHYQELIAKRSSFAIKLTILMLAVYFIFILTIAFNPSVLGTPLSADSVTTIGIPIGMAVIVFAFILTGIYTKRANGEFDELSNKVKESLKEDK; this is encoded by the coding sequence ATGAAAAAAGAAATGGTGGAACACATCAAAGCAAATCCTCATTATCAAGAACTCATAGCAAAAAGATCTAGCTTTGCTATTAAACTAACTATTCTTATGTTGGCGGTATATTTTATATTTATCCTAACTATAGCATTTAATCCATCAGTCCTTGGAACTCCACTGTCTGCTGACTCTGTAACAACTATAGGTATCCCAATAGGAATGGCAGTGATTGTTTTTGCTTTTATCTTAACTGGTATCTATACAAAAAGAGCTAACGGCGAATTTGATGAGCTTAGCAACAAAGTTAAAGAATCACTAAAGGAAGATAAATGA
- a CDS encoding putative nucleotidyltransferase substrate binding domain-containing protein: protein MSILDQRKLIESIHPFGLLSRETLDNLMQKIDIAYYPKDTLLISKNLPSIAFYIIIKGSVTEYIDDEVQNVYSHGDTFDADALIYGKCEGRFVVDEDLICYEIKKDDFLELMQNKKVQNYFLQDFVTRHQQLKNYDMQSDFSGFLMARVSDIFLHKACVVESHESIFSALSKQEKLKAHVIIVKKENEYSIVTDTDLRKHVLLGGADVEDEIVTIATKGLISIDIEDFLFNALLIMTQNGIKRVVVMKDNKVFGVLEQLDLLSYFANHSHLVAVQIDKAQNIDDLKILQADMKNIIITLRAKGVKVRYITKLISTLNIKVYKKVFDMCVEKELQENCALIVMGSEGREEQTLKSDQDNALIIRNGTDVKLYEEPMMKLNSYLLELGFPKCPGNIMVSNEFWRRDESGYKKLIAGWTQSMGEADVQNLSIFLDAKCVAGDEELLSSLITHLHQHFHQRDDVLAHVAKAVLNFETPLTMFSGFVLEKGQQNRLDLKKGGLFALVHGVRTLCLEYEITQTNTIERIKELNNKGIIDKVFATELIESFDTLSAIRLKATLEAKSLDESDYINPQSLEKIQRDLLKDSFKIINKFKKFMSFHFHLNMVS, encoded by the coding sequence TTGAGTATATTAGATCAACGAAAACTTATAGAATCCATACATCCTTTTGGACTCTTAAGTAGAGAGACACTTGATAATCTTATGCAAAAGATTGATATAGCCTACTATCCAAAAGACACACTGCTCATCTCTAAAAATCTCCCATCCATCGCTTTTTACATCATTATAAAAGGCTCAGTAACAGAGTATATAGATGATGAAGTTCAAAATGTTTACTCTCATGGCGATACTTTTGATGCAGATGCACTTATATATGGAAAATGTGAAGGAAGATTTGTAGTAGATGAGGATCTTATCTGTTATGAGATTAAAAAAGATGATTTTTTAGAACTAATGCAAAATAAAAAGGTGCAAAACTACTTTCTTCAAGACTTTGTAACAAGACATCAACAACTTAAAAACTATGATATGCAGAGTGATTTTTCTGGATTTTTAATGGCGAGAGTCTCAGATATATTTTTACATAAAGCTTGTGTAGTTGAGTCACATGAGAGTATATTTAGTGCTTTGAGCAAACAAGAAAAACTAAAAGCACATGTAATCATCGTAAAAAAGGAGAATGAATACTCCATAGTTACAGACACTGACCTAAGAAAACATGTGCTCTTAGGTGGGGCTGATGTAGAAGATGAGATAGTAACGATTGCTACAAAGGGGCTTATAAGCATTGATATTGAAGATTTTTTGTTTAACGCTCTTTTGATAATGACTCAAAATGGGATAAAAAGAGTAGTTGTGATGAAAGACAATAAGGTCTTTGGAGTGCTAGAGCAACTAGACCTTCTTAGCTACTTCGCAAACCATTCGCACCTCGTAGCAGTGCAGATAGACAAAGCTCAAAATATCGATGACTTAAAAATTCTGCAAGCTGATATGAAAAACATCATAATAACACTTCGTGCCAAAGGTGTAAAGGTAAGATATATTACAAAACTAATCTCAACTCTTAATATCAAAGTCTATAAAAAAGTCTTTGATATGTGTGTTGAGAAGGAGTTACAAGAGAATTGCGCTTTAATAGTTATGGGAAGCGAAGGAAGAGAAGAGCAGACTCTAAAGTCTGACCAAGATAATGCTCTAATCATTAGAAATGGCACAGATGTAAAACTCTATGAAGAGCCTATGATGAAGTTAAACTCATATTTGTTAGAGCTCGGTTTTCCAAAGTGTCCTGGCAATATCATGGTAAGTAACGAGTTTTGGAGAAGAGATGAGAGTGGATATAAGAAGTTAATAGCTGGATGGACACAGAGTATGGGTGAAGCTGATGTTCAAAATTTAAGCATCTTTTTAGACGCAAAGTGTGTAGCAGGAGATGAAGAGCTTTTAAGCTCACTCATTACGCATCTCCATCAGCACTTCCATCAAAGAGATGATGTTTTAGCTCATGTTGCAAAAGCAGTTCTTAATTTTGAGACTCCACTCACTATGTTTTCAGGGTTTGTTTTAGAAAAAGGGCAACAAAATAGACTTGATTTAAAAAAAGGTGGACTTTTTGCACTTGTTCATGGAGTTAGAACTCTATGTTTGGAGTATGAAATAACCCAAACAAACACTATAGAGAGGATAAAAGAGCTCAATAACAAGGGCATTATTGACAAAGTTTTTGCTACAGAGCTTATAGAGAGTTTTGACACACTTAGTGCGATTCGCTTAAAGGCAACGTTAGAGGCGAAATCTTTGGATGAGAGTGACTATATAAATCCGCAATCTTTGGAGAAGATTCAAAGAGATCTGCTAAAAGATAGTTTTAAAATCATAAACAAGTTTAAAAAGTTTATGAGCTTTCACTTTCACTTAAATATGGTCTCATAA